In Candidatus Eremiobacteraceae bacterium, the sequence CCGCGCCATCAAGGCCACGGACACTATCGTCGTGGGCCGCGAGCTCAATTCGTCCGTGTCGCGACGCTTCTCGCGAGCCATCGCCAAGCTGATCGAGGCCGGCACCCGCGCTTGCACGATCGACATGTCGGCGGTCGAAGACGCCGATTCGAGCGGCTTCGGCGCGCTGGTCACCGCCCTGCGCAAACTCGAAGAGG encodes:
- a CDS encoding STAS domain-containing protein, with product MNNTASLLASRRAIKATDTIVVGRELNSSVSRRFSRAIAKLIEAGTRACTIDMSAVEDADSSGFGALVTALRKLEEVGARAVVICANPAIRKLFEVTSVSRLAAVVTRPEDARRVHASFASGLAS